One window from the genome of Microcebus murinus isolate Inina chromosome X, M.murinus_Inina_mat1.0, whole genome shotgun sequence encodes:
- the LOC142865832 gene encoding endogenous retrovirus group K member 5 Gag polyprotein-like gives MGNIPLRRFLWPIKNLLASQGVHCEERTLIKFLKEVDRVAPWFLHSGSLTIPSWEKLGRDLRGAGLLKPGTLLVHNLIMECLHDESSGPRVAASQRALNDLQDASSERSSRGGTAVKGGKKEYRAQKRKMQGGKAQPDLPNCDPLSDFDNLHLSDTADSESDCDSSPESDEELEKKEEPVFQEAAGYERYRPPPCAPPYEELSVCPRQRGAQQGDSFIRPEERKELFLTFPVFENDNQRGWEPVNAKQLKELAEAVRNWGHGASYTLSLVERLGNTAMTPRDWSQLVKAVLTTGQYLDWKSINQEECMEQSRRNAQRGQPAWNFDMLTGQGQWVNNQVAYPEEVYAQINSIAIKAWKSLPNRGEVRGNLTKIIQAPAEPFSDFVARLVETAGKVFGDLDTAMLLIEQLAFEQCTTECRNAIAPWKNKGLNAWLKACREIGGPLTNSGLAATVLAAQSKQECNCYNCGKPGHLKRQCRAPPKQGSSSNKQPGICPTCGKGRHWASECRSMKDKDGNPIVRDQNGRPVPKQKNGWRGPRPQGPQIYGAMQGNTQQRSLLAPPGSQGEPLKVLQDWTSVPPPQQY, from the coding sequence atgggtaatattccgctgcggcgctttttgtggcctattaagaACCTCTTAGCATCACAAGGAGTGCACTGTGAGGAAAGgaccctcataaaatttttgaaggaggtggACCGTGTAGCTCCTTGGTTCCTCCACTCGGGTTCCTTGACTATTCCCTCTTGGGAGAAGTTAGGGCGAGACCTTCGTGGCGCAGGACTTTTAAAGCCAGGCACTCTCCTCGTTCACAACCTAATTATGGAGTGCCTGCATGATGAGagttcaggcccgcgcgtagcggCTAGCCAAAGAGCATTAAATGATTTGCAAGACGCAAGTTCGGAGAGAAGCAGTAGGGGAgggaccgcggtaaaaggtggaaaaaaggaatatagagctcaaaaaaggaaaatgcagggagggaaagcgcagcccgatctgcctaattgtgaccccttatcagattttgacaatctacatttatctgacactgctgactctgagtCAGACTGCGACAGtagcccagagtcagatgaggaactagaaaagaaagaggaaccagtTTTTCAGGAAGCGGCCGGTTATGAGCGGTACCGCCCGCCTCCGTGTGCCCCGCCTTATGAGGAACTAAGCGTTTGCCCCAGGCAGAGAGGCGCACAGCAGGGTGACTCATTCATTCGCCCTGAAGAGCGAAAAGAGCTGTTTcttacctttcctgtctttgagaatgataatcaaaggggctgggagccagtaaACGCCAAGCAATTGAAAGAGCTGGCGGAGGCTGTCCGAAACTGGGGACATGGGGCCTCCTACACCTTATCTTTGGTAGAGAGACTGGGCAATACAGCAATGACGCCCAGAGATTGGAGTCAGCTCGTCAAGGCAGTACTGACTACAGGTCAGTATTTAGATTGGAAGTCCATTAACCAGGAAGAGTGCATGGAGCAATCCCGGAGAAACGCCCAGCGTGGGCAACCAGCATGGAATTTTgacatgctcacagggcaggggcagtgggtcaacaatcaggtcgcctacccagaggaggtatatgcccagatcaactccatagccattaaggcgtggaagagcttgcccaatcgtggggaggtcaggggtaacttgacaaaaattatccaggcccctgctgaacCATTCTCAGACTTTGTAGCTAGGCTAGTAGAGACAGCAGGAAAGGTATTTGGGGATCTAGATACAGCCATGCTGCTCATTGAGCAGCTTGCCTTTGAGCAGTGCACTACGGAATGCCGTAATGCAATTGCCCCTTGGAAGAACAAAGGCCTTAATGCCTGGCTAAaagcatgcagagagatagggggtCCCCTGACCAATAGTGGCCTGGCGGCCACTGTTTTAGCAGCTCAATCAAAGCAGGAATGCAATTGCTACAATTGTGGCAAACCTGGGCACCTTAAAAGGCAATGTAGAGCACCTCCTAAGCAAGGGAGCTCCTCTAACAAACAGCCAGGCATCTGCCCTACCTGTGGCAAGGGGCGACATTGGGCTTCTGAATGTCGCTCGATGAAGGATAAGGATGGAAATCCCATAGTTCGGGATCAAAATGGAAGGCCTGTACCTAAGCAAAAAAACGGATGGCGGGGCCCCCGACCCCAGGGCCCACAAATATATggggccatgcaggggaatacccaGCAGAGGTCGCTCCTAGCGCCTCCGGGGAGCCAAGGAGAGCCACTAAAGGTTCTGCAGGATTGGacctctgtgccaccaccacaacAGTATTAA